A single genomic interval of Geotrypetes seraphini chromosome 1, aGeoSer1.1, whole genome shotgun sequence harbors:
- the LOC117364434 gene encoding olfactory receptor 1361-like isoform X2, with the protein MEFFLLAVMAFDRYVAICDPLRYSMVMSQKLCLGLVSGSWVVAALNSTLHSILLSRLSFCGSITIHHFFCDIPPLLKLSCSDTSLSESAMFSEGALVVMGPFLFIVLSYIRIISAILKIRSAHGRSKAFSTCSSHLTVVIFFYGTVMFIYFRPSSSSSIDYDRAVSAVYSSVTPMINPFIYSLRNTEVKGVLAKFLRPCKHFH; encoded by the coding sequence ATGGAGTTTTTCCTCTTAGCTGTGATGGCTTTTGACCGCTATGTGGCAATATGTGACCCCCTGCGATACTCCATGGTGATGAGTCAGAAGCTCTGCCTTGGGTTGGTGAGTGGATCGTGGGTAGTGGCTGCTCTCAACTCCACCTTGCATAGCATACTGCTCTCCCGATTATCCTTCTGTGGTTCCATCACTATTCATCACTTCTTCTGTGACATCCCACCACTGCTGAAGCTGTCCTGCTCTGACACATCCCTGAGTGAGTCTGCCATGTTTAGTGAGGGTGCTTTGGTGGTTATGGGTCCTTTTCTCTTCATTGTCCTCTCCTACATCCGCATTATCTCAGCCATCTTGAAGATACGCTCTGCCCATGGAAGAAGCAAGGCTTTTTCTACCTGCTCCTCTCACCTCACTGTGGTGATCTTCTTCTATGGAACAGTAATGTTCATTTACTTTCGGCCATCCTCCAGTTCCTCAATAGACTATGATAGAGCAGTGAGTGCTGTTTACTCCTCTGTGACCCCCATGATTAACCCTTTCATTTACAGCCTGAGGAatactgaagtgaagggagtccTGGCAAAGTTTCTACGACCCTGCAAACATTTTCACTGA
- the LOC117364434 gene encoding olfactory receptor 1361-like isoform X1 encodes MDNETKVLEFLLLGFSDLPNHQTLLFVVFLSLYLITMLGNSLIILAIAFSQRLHTPMYFFIGNLSLVDMCLSSTTVPRLLRDLLSEQKTISLPACIVQVYFLFFVGSMEFFLLAVMAFDRYVAICDPLRYSMVMSQKLCLGLVSGSWVVAALNSTLHSILLSRLSFCGSITIHHFFCDIPPLLKLSCSDTSLSESAMFSEGALVVMGPFLFIVLSYIRIISAILKIRSAHGRSKAFSTCSSHLTVVIFFYGTVMFIYFRPSSSSSIDYDRAVSAVYSSVTPMINPFIYSLRNTEVKGVLAKFLRPCKHFH; translated from the coding sequence ATGGACAATGAAACCAAAGTGTTGGAATTTCTCCTCCTGGGATTTTCAGACCTCCCCAATCATCAGACACTTTTGTTTGTGGTTTTTCTTTCCTTGTATCTCATCACCATGCTGGGAAATAGCCTCATCATCCTGGCGATTGCTTTTAGTCAGCGTCTCCATACTCCCATGTACTTTTTCATAGGCAATCTTTCTCTGGTGGACATGTGTCTTAGCTCAACTACTGTCCCCCGGCTTCTGAGGGATCTTCTGTCTGAGCAGAAGACCATTTCTTTGCCTGCCTGCATTGTACAAGTCTACTTCTTATTTTTTGTAGGCAGTATGGAGTTTTTCCTCTTAGCTGTGATGGCTTTTGACCGCTATGTGGCAATATGTGACCCCCTGCGATACTCCATGGTGATGAGTCAGAAGCTCTGCCTTGGGTTGGTGAGTGGATCGTGGGTAGTGGCTGCTCTCAACTCCACCTTGCATAGCATACTGCTCTCCCGATTATCCTTCTGTGGTTCCATCACTATTCATCACTTCTTCTGTGACATCCCACCACTGCTGAAGCTGTCCTGCTCTGACACATCCCTGAGTGAGTCTGCCATGTTTAGTGAGGGTGCTTTGGTGGTTATGGGTCCTTTTCTCTTCATTGTCCTCTCCTACATCCGCATTATCTCAGCCATCTTGAAGATACGCTCTGCCCATGGAAGAAGCAAGGCTTTTTCTACCTGCTCCTCTCACCTCACTGTGGTGATCTTCTTCTATGGAACAGTAATGTTCATTTACTTTCGGCCATCCTCCAGTTCCTCAATAGACTATGATAGAGCAGTGAGTGCTGTTTACTCCTCTGTGACCCCCATGATTAACCCTTTCATTTACAGCCTGAGGAatactgaagtgaagggagtccTGGCAAAGTTTCTACGACCCTGCAAACATTTTCACTGA